DNA sequence from the Streptomyces canus genome:
GGCCCGCAGGGCCTGGGCCTGGGCTACCCGGTCGGTGCCGCGATCCTGATCTCTCTCCTGGTCGCCGTCTTCGCGGTGTGGAAACTGACCGGCATGACGTTCGTCATCCGTGACATCGTCACTTTCCGCGGCGAGGTCCTCTTCTGGTCGGCGATTCTCGTCTCCAACACCCTCGGCACGTCCATGGGCGACTTCCTTTCGGACAGTTCCGGCCTCGGTTATGCGGGCGGCGCGCTGCTCGTCTGCGGGATGCTCGCGGTGCTTCTCGTCCTGATGAAGGTGCCCGTGGTGCCGAACGTGCTGCTGTTCTGGTTCGCCTTCGTCCTGACCCGCCCGCTGGGTGCGACCGCGGGTGACTTCCTCACCAAGCCGGTCGCCAAGGGCGGCCTCGACTTCGGCACCGCGGGTTCATCGGCCGTCCTGCTGGCCGTCCTGTTGGGCCTGATGGCGTACGCCCAGGTGCAGGAGCGCCGGGCCGCGTTCTCGAGTGCGGAGTCAGCCGGGCAGGAGGCCGTCATCCAGCGGGCAGCCTGACGGTGAACCGCGCTCCGGGCTTGTGTCCGGGGTCGTACGTCACGTCACCGCCGACGGAGCGGGCCAGGCGTCGCGCGAGCGGCAGCCCGAGGCCCGCTCCGCCGTGTCCGTCGTCGGGGTCGGCCTGCCGGCCGGGCAGGAAGAGCTGCGCCGTGAACGGCTCGGGTACCCCGGGACCGTCGTCGCCGACGTCGATGCGTACGCCGCCGGATTCCCGGCTCGCGATGATGGTGACGTGCGAGGTGGCGTAGCGGACGGCGTTGACGAGGAGCGGGCTGACGATGCGTTCGAGGAGGGCGGCCTGGACGCCGGCCTGGAGCGGGGCGTTGTCGCTGCGTGCGTCGACTGTCACGTGGGCCGGTGCCTCCAGGCGTGCAGCGAGTCGGTGCAGTGCCGGGAGGATCTCGGCCGTTCCGGGGGTGGTGGTCGTGCCCTCGCGGGCGTCGTTGAGCAGGGTGTCGCAGATGCTGTGCATGGACCGGGCGGCGTCGGCGATCACCTCGTGGGTGGCTTTGGTTTCGGCGGCCGAGCGGGGGCGTGCCTGCCACCAGTCGAGTTCGGCGATGATGCGGCTGAGCGGGGTGCGAAGTTCGTGTGACAACTCGCCGGTCAGCTGCTGCTCATGGCGCAGGACGGCGCGGATGCGGTCCAGTAACGAGTCCAACGACGCGCCGAGACGGGCGAGCTCGGTCGGACGTCGAGCGGCGCCGAAGCGTTCCTCGGAGGCGACGGCACTCCACTGCGCTGCCTGGTCGGTCATGGTGGCCACGGGGCGCAGCGCGCGTCCGACGGCGAGGCGTGTCAGGAGGTATGTGCAGGCGAGCATCACCGCGTCGAGGCACAGCGATGTCAGGAGCAGGGTGGCAGCCGAGCTGCGGTAGGGGGAGAGGTCCAGCGCGGTGACGACTACTGCCGTGCTCCGGCCGCCGGATACGGGCAGGCTGCACAGCCGGGCGGGGTCTGGTTCCTCGGCAGTCAGGCAGTGTGTTCCACCCTGCCTGACGAGGCTGTCGGCGGCGTGAGAGAGGGTGCTGTGATCTGTGGCGGATGGCGGCTGTTCGAGCAGCCGGGTGCCCGTGTAGATCCAGACGTTCGTGTCGAGGAGCTGGTCGTTGGAGGTCTCCAGGACGCGGACCGTGGGGCCGCTGGTGTCGATGGTGGTGGCGACGGCGGCGGCCCGGGTGTGGAGCTCGTCGTCGGCCTGGTGCTGGAGGCGGTGGCGGATGACGGTGTTGAAGGTGATGGTGAGGATCGTCATCAGGAGCGTGGCGGTGGTCAGGGCCACCAGGGAGAGGCGGCCGCGCAGGGTGCGCGGCACCAGACGGAAGAACACGGACTTCATGACAGACGGTGGCCGATCCCGCGGGCGGTGGTGATGGTCAGATCGCTGTCCGCCGCACGCAGCTTGCGGCGCAGCCGGGTCAGGTACTGGTCGAGGGTGTTGTCGCTGACCTGGCCCCCCTCGGGCCACCCCGCTCTGACCAGCTCGCGTCGGCGCACGATGCCCCCGGATGCCGCCATGAGCGCGGCCAGGAGGCGGAATTCCGTCGGCGTGAGGTCGACCTGGGTGTCGCGCACGTTGACGCTGTGCCGGACGGCGTCCAGGACCAGATCACCAGACGTGGCCGCAGAAAGGGGTGCGGCGCGTTTGACAGCCGCTCGCAGTCGGGCGGCGAGTTCGGCGAGGTGGAACGGCTTGGGCAGATAGTCGTCGCCCCCGGCGGAGAACCCGGACAGCCGGTCGGTGAGCCGGTGATGGGCGGTCAGAAAGATGACCGGGGAGAGGAATCCGTTCGCCCGCATCGCCTGGCACACGTCCCGCCCGTCCGCGTCGGGCAGGCCGACATCCAGGACGGCCGCGGCGATGTCACCGGTGGCCAGCCGCAGGGCGGATGCCCCGTCCGGGGCCGGCACGGGCTTGAAGTCCTCGTCGCGCAGGCCGCGCAGCAGGACGTCACGCAGGGCGTGATCGTCCTCGACGACCAGGATCTTGTGACGCATGGCCCTCCGTCGGCTGTTGGTCTGTGTCCGTCGTACCTGTGAAGAACCCTTCGGGCAGCCGCCAGGTAGCGGCGCACAGGCACAGCCCCAGCCAGCCGACGGCAACCAGCCAGCCACCGACGACATCGGTGAACCAGTGCACCCCGAGGTAGACGCGGGTCAGCCCGACCAGCGCACCCCAGCAGCCGAAGACGAGGGCGAGCAGGGCCCTGCCGGGCGGGGAGCGTGTGTACACGGCGATGACGAGCAGTCCGGCGGTCAGGGCGGCCGTGGTGGTGTGGCCGGAGGGAAACGCCCACCCCGAAGCGTGCGTGGCCCAGTGCGCAGGCGCCGGGCGGGGCCGGGCGACGAGCACCATCACGCCGTACCGTGCCGCTTGCCCCGCCCCGAGGCAGACGAGGCAGAGCGCGGCGGCCAGGGTCCGTCGGCGCAGCGTGCGCCCGGCGATGATGCCCGCCAGCACGGCGAGGACGTACGGGATGACGCCGGTTCCGGTGGCGGTCAGCCCGCGCGCCAGCGCCACCGCCACGTCCGGCCGGTGCCCGACGGACCAGGACAGCAGGTCCTCATCCCCGTAGAGCGGCTTCCCGTCGCCGATCACGGCCATGGTCAGTACGCCGAACGCCGTCCACGCGCCCAGGGCGACGCTGCCGGCCAGCTCGCCGAGGTCCGTGCGTTTCATGACGCCAGTACCAGCGGGCGGAGCCGCGTGCCGGTGATCCACCCGACTATCGAATCGGGCCGGCGGCGCAGCGTGACCATCGCGAGCGCCGCGACGAGGGCGCCGACGACCACTGCTGCGACAACGTCGTGCGGATAGTGCGCGCCGACCCAGACCCGGGAGGCCGCCATCACGCAGGCCGCCACAGCCGCAACGGCACCGAGCCGGCGGGAGACGAACCACAGCGCCGTGGCGGCAGCGGCGGCGATGGCCGCGTGATTGCTGGGGAAGGACCAGTCGCCCGGCGCAGGGCACGCCTCCAGCGTGATCACCTGCAGGCTCTGACAGGGCCGGTCCTCGCGAACCAGCAGCTTCAGCACGTCGTTCACGCCGTATGCGGCGATGACGATCACCGGAACGGCCAGCGCGGTCACCGCGGCGGCCGGGCCCACCTGTCGCGCCCGCCACCAGGCCACGGCCATCAGCGCGGCGAACACCGCCAGCCCGTACGTCGACCAGGCCGACACCATGTCGTCCAGCCAGCCGGGCGAGCGGTGAGCGAGCTCCACCACGTCGGTGTAGGCGGAGCCGTCGATCGAGGAGCCGTCGAAGGCGAGGATCATCCACGTACCTCCCTGGCCTTGGCCGCCCGGTGGGAGCGGTACAGCTCGGCGGCGAGGGGAATCAATGACACGGCCACGATCACGGCGATGATGGGCAGCAGATAGCGGTCCACGTTGGGGATGGAGGAGCCCAGCACGTATCCGCCCAGCGTCAGTCCCAGACTCCACACGAGTCCGCCGGCGACCTGCCACACGGTGAAGGTCCGCGCAGGTACGCCCAGCGCGCCCGCCATCGGATTGAGCACGGTGCGTACCACCGGCACGAACCGGGCCAGCACGATGGCCTTCGCGTGCCCGTACCGCTCCAACAGCTCCTGGGCCCGATGCGCGCCTTCTTGGAGGCGGACCGAACGGCTGCGCGCAAGGAGCGCCCCGCCGGCCTTCCGGCCGAGCAGATAACCGCACTGCGCACCGGCCAGGGCACCCACGACCGCGGCCACCAGTAGGGGAGGGAGCGACAGTTTCACGCTGTGCCGGCCGCTCCCCGTGCACAGCAGACCTGCGGTGAACAGCAGGGAGTCGCCGGGCAGGAAGAAGCCGATCAGCAGCCCGGTTTCCGCGAACATCACC
Encoded proteins:
- a CDS encoding COG4705 family protein; translation: MEKSEVLTDLDVASTTRSVMKKLPEVTLAFWIMKIAATTLGETAGDLFAQTLELGYFLTTIALFLIFVVTLVVQLRSRRYNPFFYWTVILSTSMAGTTMSDFMNRDASATFLSGGATSLGWGPQGLGLGYPVGAAILISLLVAVFAVWKLTGMTFVIRDIVTFRGEVLFWSAILVSNTLGTSMGDFLSDSSGLGYAGGALLVCGMLAVLLVLMKVPVVPNVLLFWFAFVLTRPLGATAGDFLTKPVAKGGLDFGTAGSSAVLLAVLLGLMAYAQVQERRAAFSSAESAGQEAVIQRAA
- a CDS encoding sensor histidine kinase, translating into MKSVFFRLVPRTLRGRLSLVALTTATLLMTILTITFNTVIRHRLQHQADDELHTRAAAVATTIDTSGPTVRVLETSNDQLLDTNVWIYTGTRLLEQPPSATDHSTLSHAADSLVRQGGTHCLTAEEPDPARLCSLPVSGGRSTAVVVTALDLSPYRSSAATLLLTSLCLDAVMLACTYLLTRLAVGRALRPVATMTDQAAQWSAVASEERFGAARRPTELARLGASLDSLLDRIRAVLRHEQQLTGELSHELRTPLSRIIAELDWWQARPRSAAETKATHEVIADAARSMHSICDTLLNDAREGTTTTPGTAEILPALHRLAARLEAPAHVTVDARSDNAPLQAGVQAALLERIVSPLLVNAVRYATSHVTIIASRESGGVRIDVGDDGPGVPEPFTAQLFLPGRQADPDDGHGGAGLGLPLARRLARSVGGDVTYDPGHKPGARFTVRLPAG
- a CDS encoding response regulator transcription factor; its protein translation is MRHKILVVEDDHALRDVLLRGLRDEDFKPVPAPDGASALRLATGDIAAAVLDVGLPDADGRDVCQAMRANGFLSPVIFLTAHHRLTDRLSGFSAGGDDYLPKPFHLAELAARLRAAVKRAAPLSAATSGDLVLDAVRHSVNVRDTQVDLTPTEFRLLAALMAASGGIVRRRELVRAGWPEGGQVSDNTLDQYLTRLRRKLRAADSDLTITTARGIGHRLS
- a CDS encoding phosphatase PAP2 family protein, with translation MKRTDLGELAGSVALGAWTAFGVLTMAVIGDGKPLYGDEDLLSWSVGHRPDVAVALARGLTATGTGVIPYVLAVLAGIIAGRTLRRRTLAAALCLVCLGAGQAARYGVMVLVARPRPAPAHWATHASGWAFPSGHTTTAALTAGLLVIAVYTRSPPGRALLALVFGCWGALVGLTRVYLGVHWFTDVVGGWLVAVGWLGLCLCAATWRLPEGFFTGTTDTDQQPTEGHASQDPGRRGRSRPA
- a CDS encoding phosphatase PAP2 family protein — encoded protein: MILAFDGSSIDGSAYTDVVELAHRSPGWLDDMVSAWSTYGLAVFAALMAVAWWRARQVGPAAAVTALAVPVIVIAAYGVNDVLKLLVREDRPCQSLQVITLEACPAPGDWSFPSNHAAIAAAAATALWFVSRRLGAVAAVAACVMAASRVWVGAHYPHDVVAAVVVGALVAALAMVTLRRRPDSIVGWITGTRLRPLVLAS
- a CDS encoding DedA family protein → MTAPLFGASQLAVSVLSAQSLLTAFGVLGVGVVMFAETGLLIGFFLPGDSLLFTAGLLCTGSGRHSVKLSLPPLLVAAVVGALAGAQCGYLLGRKAGGALLARSRSVRLQEGAHRAQELLERYGHAKAIVLARFVPVVRTVLNPMAGALGVPARTFTVWQVAGGLVWSLGLTLGGYVLGSSIPNVDRYLLPIIAVIVAVSLIPLAAELYRSHRAAKAREVRG